The proteins below come from a single Pogoniulus pusillus isolate bPogPus1 chromosome 39, bPogPus1.pri, whole genome shotgun sequence genomic window:
- the CELSR2 gene encoding cadherin EGF LAG seven-pass G-type receptor 2 isoform X3, which produces MGAPPARGAALPVLLPVLLLLLPAPGPGSATSAATATCPHGVILPLLQPRRGTGDSGGSGGTGDSGAERPSPSTDASSGTGDSGGDRTSSGIGGNENHGGVGTAPGSGASSGGGRGGGAQGTGGTESPAGAEDTQGHGGIWSSGGTGGTGSTEGTGGTGGAGRTGGTQVPGQPRSSRGTEHAGGTGNTNPPAGSGSSRDAGDTQVPGSSRDAGRTGETGKFPRDTRRVPGDARDPGGTGETGKVPRSSRKVPRNARDTAPAGGTGAVPAGTERDAGHARDIGSIPRDTSNRGPAGDTGNAPGAVRSTGKVPRDTGGTGETGRAPGGARNSRNAAATGETHTAPRGTSKVLKGTSEVPGGTRKAPRGTRGAEEMLDVGHPPATGATSSLPSQQRSRRSPNTAPQFQPSSYQASVGENRPAGTAVTQVTAVDMDEGEAGQLRYAMAALFDSRSDALFSMDPATGTVTTAAPLDRESKSTHVFRVTATDRGTPRRSAMATLTVTVMDANDHDPAFEQAEYRESVRENLEVGYEVLTVRATDGDAGPNANVLYRLLNGVGVNEVFEIDPRSGVIRTRGPVDREAVEAFELLVEATDQGQEPGPRSATATVRIAVEDDNDNAPQFSEKRYVAQVPEDVAPNSAVLRVTATDRDKGSNALVHYSIVSGNTRGHFYIDAQTGALDVVSPLDYEVTKEFTLRIRAQDGGRPPLSNISGLVTVQVLDVNDNAPIFVSTPFQATVLENVPVGYSVIHVQAIDADSGDNGRLVYTLLETGAGFPFTINNSTGWIVVASELDREVVDFYSFEVEAQDQGSPPMASSASVSVTILDVNDNSPEFTQREYSARLNEDAAVGSSVLTVSAVDRDANSVITYQISSGNTRNRFAITSQSGGGLISLALPLDYKLERQYLLTITASDGTRQDTAQVVVNVTDANTHRPVFQSSHYTVNVNEDRPVGTTVVVISATDEDTGENARITYLMEDSIPQFRIAAETGAVTTQMELDYEDQVSYTLAITARDNGIPQKSDTTYLEILVSDVNDNAPQFLHDSYQGSVYEDVAAFTSVLQVSATDRDSGLNGRVFYTFQGGDDGDGDFIIESTSGIVRTLRRLDRENVPLYTLRAFAVDKGVPAKRTPVEIQVTVLDVNDNPPVFERDEFDIFVEENSPIGLVVARITATDPDEGTNAQIMYQIVEGNIPEVFQLDIFSGELTALADLDYETKAEYVMVVQATSAPLVSRATVHVRLRDANDNSPQLKNFEILFNNYITNRSGSFPGGVIGRIPAHDPDVSDSLTYAFEQGNELNLVLLDPRSGDLRLSPALDNNRPLEAVMRVSVSDGVHSATAQCTLRVTVITDEMLSNSITLRLADMSQERFLSPLLSRFLEAVATVLATPRHRVVLFNIQTDTDVGTAARILNVSLSVLLPSSGHGARFFSSEELQERLYLNRSLLATISAQRVLPFDDNICLREPCENYLRCVSVLQFDSSAPFLASDTILFRPIHPVTGLRCRCPPGFTGDYCETEIDLCYSSPCGSHGHCRSREGGYTCECHEDFTGEHCELSARGGRCAPGVCRNGGTCLNLLVGGFRCQCPPGHYEKPFCTMSTRSFPPHSFLTFRGLRQRFHFTLALTFATKERDGLLLYNGRFNERHDFVALEIVGEQVQLTFSAGETTTTVSPFVPGGVSDGQWHRVQLHYYNKPVLGRSGLPQGPSEQKVAVVTVDDCDTAMALRFGAHLGNYSCAAQGTQSGSKKSLDLTGPLLLGGVPTLPESFPIRSRHFVGCMRHLRIDQRPLDMAAFIANNGTVPGCPAKKTLCDANTCHNGGTCVHEWDTFSCRCPLGFGGKTCQEEMANPQRFLGSSRVSWSGLALPITLPWHLGLMFRTRHPRGLLLRASAGPRATLTLQLSEGQAEAGIWQGGSRLAWLRLPNAKVNDGDWHHLQLELRGAPGRAPPATLLLLALDYGRHQAVADLAGELQGLRLRALSVGGVAGDGGTVEQGFRGCLQGVSVGEPAGGAVALSVAQAAQVNVEGGCALPDPCDSGPCPPHSYCSDDWDSFSCRCHPGYFGDSCVNACALNPCQSPATCARKPGTAHGYTCECPQGHFGPYCEHKEAQPCPRGWWGHPTCGPCSCDVTKGFDPDCNKTTGECRCKENHYRPVGSEWCLPCECYPTGSLSRRCDATSGQCPCKGGVIGRHCDRCDNPFAEVTASGCEVNYDSCPRAIEASIWWPRTRFGLPAAAPCPRGSVGTAVRHCDEHKGWLPPNLFNCSSLAFAALRAWAERLSRNESRLDVAQSRRVALQLREATRHTPAYFGSDLRLAYGLATRLLRHESAQRGFRLAATQDAHFTENLLRVGSALLDTSNKRHWELIQQTEGGTAWLLKHFEDYASALAQNMPQTYLSPFTIVTPNIVVSVVRLDKGSLAGARLPRYEALRGEKPPDLETTVILPDSVFRAPEGRHPSAGHGQPPQGTGGQEEEAEEAEEEEEEEVALVTRQKRHPALGEGQAIASLIIYRTLAGLLPQHYDSDKRSLRVPKRPVINTPVVSISVHAAGAGALRAPLPKPITLQFRLLETQERSKPICVFWNHSLLAGGAGGWSARGCEVAFRNRSHVSCQCHHLTSFAVLMDISRRENGEILPLAALTYASLGVGLAGLLLAVLALGGPRGPRSNRHGIRRHAATALLLAQLVFLLGINQADLPLACTVVAILLQFLYLSAVGWALLEGLHLYRRRSEPRHVDRGPMRFYHVLGWGLPAFITGLAVGLDPEGYGNPDFCWLSIHDSLVWSLAGPIAAAVAIGILFLVLAARATCATPQGFEKKGTASGLRTAAAVLALPSLSWLLALLAVNSDALLLHYLFAVSNCLQGPLIFLFCVVLSKEVRRSLRLSCARTRGPDPALATKSTLTPAYGCDSTYVAGRLYPAPLGGSTGSLPSTGKSHHSYIPFVRREDSGLAGSPGQRALAEAGGLFLDAQDQPEEHDSDSDSDLSLEEEHSSFGSSPSSDSADEAAPDAWDPLPAPPLPSAPGDISVAPGRPYWPGEFVTTASDSEGPGGTELLRVEGPPRGDPPRPNGETLPPLLPLPHPHKGILKKKSLPPISERGSTQRPGAPPGSPGSEGSRAGGVPAAAPGGAVAPRPRQSLREQLRGVTPIAMSIRAGTADEDSSGSESDETSI; this is translated from the exons ATGGGCGCTCCGCCCGCCCGCGGGGCCGCGCTCCCGGTGCTGCTcccggtgctgctgctgctgctgcccgcacCGGGACCCGGCTCCGCCACCAGCGCCGCCACCGCCACCTGCCCGCACGGCGTAATCCTGCCGCTGCTCCAGCCCCGCCGCGGCACCGGGGACAGCGGCGGCTCCGGCGGCACCGGGGACAGCGGCGCAGAGAGGCCCTCACCGAGCACCGACGCTTCCAGCGGCACCGGGGACAGCGGCGGCGACCGAACCTCCTCGGGCATCGGAGGGAATGAGAACCACGGCGGCGTCGGGACCGCACCGGGCAGCGGCGCTTCCAGCGGGGGCGGTCGCGGCGGCGGGGCCCAAGGAACCGGCGGCACCGAGAGCCCCGCGGGCGCTGAGGATACTCAAGGCCACGGAGGCATCTGGAGCAGCGGAGGCACCggaggcactgggagcactgaaGGCACTGGGGGTACTGGGGGCGCTGGGCGCACTGGGGGCACCCAAGTTCCTGgccagcccaggagcagcaggggcacCGAGCATGCCGGCGGCACCGGGAACACCAACCCCCCCgcgggcagcggcagcagcagggatgctggggaCACGCAAGTGCCCGGGAGCAGCAGGGACGCTGGACGGACTGGAGAGACTGGAAAATTCCCTAGGGACACCAGGAGAGTCCCCGGCGACGCCAGGGATCCTGGAGGAACTGGGGAGACTGGAaaagtgcccaggagcagcaggaaggtcCCCAGGAACGCCAGGGACACTGCGCCTGCCGGCGGCACCGGCGCGGTCCCTGCAGGCACCGAGAGGGATGCTGGACATGCCCGGGACATTGGGAGCATCCCTAGGGACACCAGCAACAGAGGACCTGCTGGGGACACTGGGAATGCCCCTGGGGCCGTGAGGAGCACCGGGAAAGTCCCCAGGGACACCGGAGGAACCGGGGAGACCGGAAGGGCCCCCGGGGGTGCCAGGAACAGCAGGAATGCTGCAGCGACTGGAGAGACCCACACAGCCCCCAGGGGCACCAGCAAAGTCCTCAAGGGCACCAGCGAAGtccctgggggcaccagaaaAGCCCCCAGGGGCACCAGGGGTGCTGAGGAGATGCTGGACGTTGGGCACCCCCCAGCCactggtgccaccagcagcctgccgAGCCAGCAGCGCTCCCGCCGCAGCCCCAACACCGCCccccagttccagccctccagctACCAGGCCTCGGTGGGGGAGAACCGCCCAGCGGGCACGGCGGTGACACAGGTGACAGCGGTGGACATGGACGAGGGGGAGGCAGGGCAGCTGCGCTATGCCATGGCCGCCCTCTTCGACAGCCGCTCCGACGCCCTCTTCTCCATGGACCCTGCCACCGGCACCGTCACCACCGCCGCGCCCCTGGACCGCGAGAGCAAGAGCACCCACGTCTTCCGGGTGACGGCCACCGACCGCGGCACGCCCCGGCGCAGCGCCATGGCCACCTTGACGGTGACGGTGATGGACGCCAACGACCACGACCCGGCCTTCGAGCAGGCTGAGTACCGGGAGAGCGTGCGGGAGAACCTGGAGGTGGGCTACGAGGTGCTGACGGTGCGGGCCACCGACGGCGACGCCGGCCCCAACGCCAACGTCCTCTACCGGCTCCTCAATGGCGTAGGCGTCAACGAGGTCTTCGAGATCGACCCGCGCTCGGGCGTCATCCGCACCCGTGGCCCCGTGGACCGCGAGGCAGTGGAGGCCTTTGAGCTGTTGGTGGAGGCCACGGATCAAGGGCAGGAGCCAGGCCCCCGCAGCGCCACGGCCACCGTCCGTATCGCGGTGGAGGACGACAACGACAACGCGCCACAGTTCAGTGAGAAGCGCTACGTGGCGCAGGTGCCCGAGGATGTGGCGCCCAACTCAGCCGTGCTGCGGGTGACAGCCACTGACCGCGACAAGGGCAGCAACGCCCTGGTGCACTACAGCATCGTCAGCGGCAACACCCGCGGCCACTTCTACATCGATGCCCAGACGGGGGCCCTGGACGTGGTCAGCCCCTTGGACTATGAGGTCACCAAGGAGTTCACCCTGAGGATCCGGGCGCAGGACGGCGGCCGCCCGCCCCTCTCCAACATCAGTGGCCTGGTCACCGTCCAGGTGCTGGATGTCAATGACAATGCCCCCATCTTTGTCAGCACCCCCTTCCAGGCCACCGTGCTGGAGAACGTCCCCGTGGGCTACTCTGTCATCCACGTCCAAGCCATCGACGCTGACTCGGGTGACAACGGGCGGTTGGTCTACACCCTGCTGGAGACTGGCGCCGGCTTCCCCTTCACCATCAATAACAGCACCGGGTGGATCGTGGTGGCCTCCGAGCTGGACCGAGAGGTGGTGGACTTCTACAGCTTCGAGGTGGAGGCGCAGGACCAGGGCAGCCCTCCCATGGCCTCCTCAGCCAGCGTCAGCGTCACCATCCTGGACGTCAATGACAACAGCCCTGAATTCACGCAGCGGGAGTACAGCGCCCGCCTGAACGAGGACGCGGCGGTGGGCAGCAGCGTCCTCACCGTCTCCGCCGTCGACCGCGACGCCAACAGCGTCATCACCTACCAGATCTCCAGCGGCAACACCCGCAACCGCTTCGCCATCACCAGCCAGAGCGGGGGGGGGCTcatctctcttgccctgcccctGGACTACAAGCTGGAGCGCCAATACCTCCTCACCATCACTGCCTCCGATGGCACCCGCCAGGACACTGCCCAAGTGGTGGTCAATGTCACCGACGCCAACACCCACCGGCCGGTCTTCCAGAGCTCCCACTACACCGTCAACGTCAACGAGGACCGGCCAGTGGGCACCACGGTGGTGGTGATCAGCGCCACGGACGAGGACACGGGGGAGAACGCCCGCATCACCTACCTGATGGAGGACAGCATCCCCCAGTTCCGCATCGCCGCCGAGACGGGGGCGGTCACCACGCAGATGGAGCTGGACTACGAGGACCAAGTGTCCTACACGCTGGCCATCACGGCACGGGACAACGGCATCCCCCAGAAGTCTGACACCACCTACCTGGAGATCCTGGTGAGCGACGTCAACGACAACGCACCCCAGTTCCTCCACGACTCCTACCAGGGCTCTGTCTACGAGGACGTGGCTGCCTTCACCAGCGTCCTCCAGGTCTCTGCCACCGACCGCGACTCGGGGCTCAATGGCCGAGTCTTCTACACCTTCCAAGGGGGCGACGATGGGGATGGCGACTTCATCATCGAGTCCACCTCCGGCATCGTGCGCACCCTGCGCCGCCTGGACCGGGAGAACGTGCCGCTCTACACCCTGCGCGCCTTCGCCGTCGACAAGGGGGTCCCGGCCAAGAGGACGCCGGTGGAGATCCAAGTGACGGTGCTGGACGTCAACGACAACCCTCCCGTCTTCGAGCGGGACGAGTTTGACATCTTTGTGGAGGAGAACAGCCCCATTGGGCTGGTGGTGGCCAGGATCACTGCCACCGACCCCGACGAGGGCACCAACGCCCAGATCATGTACCAGATCGTGGAGGGCAACATCCCAGAGGTCTTCCAGCTGGACATCTTCTCCGGCGAGCTCACCGCCTTGGCCGACCTGGACTACGAGACCAAGGCCGAGTACGTCATGGTGGTCCAAGCCACCTCGGCGCCCCTGGTCAGCCGCGCCACCGTCCACGTGCGCCTGCGCGACGCCAACGACAACAGCCCCCAGCTGAAGAACTTCGAGATCCTCTTCAACAACTACATCACCAACCGCTCCGGCAGCTTCCCCGGGGGCGTCATCGGCCGCATCCCCGCCCACGACCCCGACGTCTCCGACAGCCTCACCTACGCCTTCGAGCAGGGCAACGAACTCAacctggtgctgctggacccCCGCAGCGGGGACCTGCGCCTCAGCCCCGCCCTGGACAACAACCGCCCGCTGGAGGCCGTCATGAGGGTCTCCGTCTCAG ACGGGGTGCACAGTGCGACGGCGCAGTGCACGCTGCGGGTGACAGTGATCACGGACGAGATGCTGAGCAACAGCATCACCTTGCGCCTGGCCGACATGTCCCAGGAGCGCTTCCTCTCGCCGCTCCTCAGCCGCTTCCTGGAGGCGGTTGCCACCGTCCTGGCCACCCCTCGCCACCGCGTCGTCCTCTTCAACATCCAGACGGACACCGACGTGGGGACGGCCGCCCGCATCCTCAACGTCAGCCTGTcggtgctgctgccctcctcggGGCACGGCGCCCGCTTCTTCTCCTccgaggagctgcaggagaggctcTACCTTAACCgctccctgctggccaccatcTCTGCCCAGCGCGTCCTGCCCTTCGACGACAACATTTGCCTGCGGGAGCCGTGCGAGAACTACCTGCGCTGCGTCTCGGTGCTGCAGTTCGACAGCTCCGCTCCCTTCCTGGCCTCCGACACCATCCTCTTCCGCCCCATCCACCCTGTCACCGGCCTGCGCTGCCGCTGCCCGCCCGGCTTCACCGGCGACTACTGCGAGACCGAGATCGACCTCTGCTACTCCAGCCCCTGCGGCAGCCACGGCCACTGCCGCAGCCGCGAGGGAGGCTACACCTGCGAGTGCCACGAGGACTTCACCG GCGAACACTGCGAGctgagtgccaggggaggtcgctgtgccccaggggtttGCCGCAACGGCGGCACCTGCCTGAACCTGCTGGTGGGGGGGTTCCGGTGCCAGTGCCCGCCCGGGCACTACGAGAAGCCTTTCTGCACCATGAGCACGCGCAgcttccccccccactcctTCCTCACCTTCCGCGGCCTGCGCCAGCGCTTCCACTTCACCCTCGCCCTGAC GTTTGCCACCAAGGAGCGGGATGGGCTCCTGCTCTACAATGGGCGCTTCAACGAGCGGCACGACTTCGTGGCACTGGAGATCGTGGGCGAGCAGGTCCAGCTCACCTTCTCGGCAG GTGAGACCACCACCACAGTGTCCCCCTTTGTGCCCGGTGGCGTCAGCGATGGGCAGTGGCACCGTGTCCAGCTTCACTACTACAACAAG CCGGTGCTGGGGCGCTCGGGGCTGCCCCAGGGCCCCTCGGAGCAGAAGGTGGCAGTGGTGACCGTGGACGACTGCGACACGGCCATGGCGCTGCGCTTCGGTGCCCACCTGGGCAACTACTCCTGCGCCGCGCAGGGCACCCAGTCCGGCAGCAAGAA GTCGCTGGACCTGACGGGgccgctgctgctggggggggtccCGACCCTGCCCGAGAGCTTCCCGATCCGCAGCCGCCACTTCGTGGGCTGCATGCGGCACCTGCGCATCGACCAGCGCCCGCTCGACATGGCCGCGTTCATCGCCAACAACGGCACCGTGCCCG gctgccctgccaAGAAGACCCTGTGTGATGCCAACACATGTCACAACGGTGGCACCTGTGTGCACGAGTGGGACACCTTCAGCTGCCGCTGCCCGCTGGGCTTCGGGGGCAAGACCTGCCAGGAAG AGATGGCAAACCCACAGCGgttcctgggcagcagcagggtgtcCTGGAGCGGGTTGGCACTGCCCatcaccctgccctggcacctggGGCTCATGTTCCGCACTCGCCACCCccgggggctgctgctgagggccagCGCGGGGCCCCGTGCCACCCTCACCCTGCAG ctgagtgaggggcaggcagaggctggcatctggcagggggggtccCGCCTGGCATGGCTGCGGCTGCCCAACGCCAAGGTCAACGACGGCGACTGGCACCACCTTCAGCTGGAGCTGCGGGGGGCACCCGGCCGTGCCccccctgccaccctcctcctccttgccctCGACTACGGCCGCCACCAG GCGGTGGCAGACCTGGCcggggagctgcaggggctgcggCTGCGGGCACTGAGCGTGGGGGGGGTGGCAGGCGACGGTGGCACCGTGGAGCAGGGGTTCCGGGGGTGCCTGCAG GGCGTGAGCGTGGGCGAGCCGGCAGGCGGCGCCGTGGCACTGAGCgtggcacaggcagcacaggtgaacgtggagggaggctgtgccctgcccgACCCCTGCGACTCggggccgtgcccaccccacAGCTACTGCAGTGACGACTGGGACAGCTTCTCCTGCCGCTGCCACCCTG GTTACTTCGGTGACAGCTGTGTCAATGCCTGTGCTCTCAACCCCTGCCAGTCCCCTGCCACCTGTGCCCGCAAGCCAGGCACAGCACATGGGTACACCTGCGAGTGCCCCCAGGGGCACTTCGGGCCCTACTGCGAGCACAA GGAGGCACAGCCGTGCCCGCGGGGCTGGTGGGGCCACCCCACCTGCGGCCCCTGCAGCTGCGACGTCACCAAAGGCTTCGACCCTGACtgcaacaagacgacaggagaGTGCCGCTGCAAg GAGAACCACTACCGCCCGGTGGGCAGCGAGTGGTGCCTGCCCTGCGAGTGCTACCCCACCGGCTCCCTGTCGCGCCGCTGCGATGCCACCAGTGGGCAGTGCCCCTGCAAGGGTGGCGTCATCGGGCGCCACTGCGACCGCTGCGACAACCCCTTCGCCGAGGTGACTGCCAGCGGCTGCGAAG tCAACTATGACAGCTGCCCCCGTGCCATCGAGGCCAGCATCTGGTGGCCACGTACCCGCTTCGGGCTGCCAGCcgctgccccctgccccaggGGCTCTGTCG GCACGGCCGTGCGGCACTGTGACGAGCACAAGGGCTGGCTGCCGCCCAACCTCTtcaactgcagctccctggcattTGCTGCCCTGCGCGCCTGG GCGGAGCGGCTGTCGCGGAACGAGTCCCGGCTGGACGTGGCACAGTCCCGGCGGGTGGCACTGCAGCTGCGGGAGGCCACCAGGCACACCCCAGCCTACTTCGGCAGCGACCTGCGGCTGGCATACGGCCTGGCAACGCGGCTGCTGCGCCACGAGAGTGCCCAGCGCGGCTTCCGCCTGGCTGCCACCCAGGATGCCCACTTCACAGAG AACCTGCTGCGGGtgggcagtgccctgctggaCACCAGCAACAAGCGGCACTGGGAGCTGATCCAGCAGACGGAggggggcacagcctggctgctcaaGCACTTCGAGGACTATGccagtgccctggcacagaacATGCCCCAGACCTACCTCAGCCCCTTCACCATCGTCACCCCCAACATCG TGGTGTCGGTGGTGCGGCTGGACAAGGGCAGCTTggcaggtgccaggctgccacGCTACGAGGCACTGCGGGGGGAGAAGCCTCCGGACCTGGAGACCACTGTGATCCTGCCCGACAGCGTCTTCCGGGCACCCGAGGGCAGGC ATCCCTCGGCTGGGCACGGGCAGCCACCTCAGGGCacaggtgggcaggaggaggaggctgaagaggcggaggaggaggaggaggaggaggtggcgcTGGTGACCCGGCAGAAGCGGCACCCGGCGCTGGGCGAGGGCCAGGCCATCGCCAGCCTCATCATCTACCGCACCCTGGCAGGGCTCCTGCCGCAGCACTACGACAGCGACAAGCGCAGCCTCAG GGTGCCCAAGCGCCCTGTCATCAACACCCCGGTGGTGAGCATCAGCGTGCACGCGGCGGGGGCAGGGGCACTGCGGGCACCGCTGCCCAAACCAATCACCCTCCAGTTCCGGCTGCTGGAGACGCAGGAACGCTCCAAACCCATCTGCGTCTTCTGGAACCACTCCCTGCT GGCGGGCGGCGCGGGCGGCTGGTCGGCGAGGGGCTGCGAAGTCGCCTTCCGCAACCGGAGCCATGTCAGCTGCCAGTGCCACCACCTCACCAGCTTCGCCGTACTCATGGACATCTCCCGCCGCGAG AATGGAGAgatcctgcccctggcagccctGACCTACGCCTCGCTGGgcgtggggctggcagggctgctcctggccGTGCTGGCCCTGGGGGGGCCCCGTGGCCCCCGTTCCAACCGCCATGGCATCCGCCGCCacgctgccactgccctgctgctggcacagctcgtCTTTCTGCTGGGCATCAACCAGGCTGACCTGCCG CTGGCGTGCACGGTGGTGGCCATCCTGCTGCAGTTCCTGTACCTGAGCGCCGTGGGCTGGGCgctgctggaggggctgcaTCTGTACCGGCGTCGCAGCGAGCCCCGCCACGTGGACCGCGGCCCCATGCGCTTCTACCAcgtgctgggctgggggctgcctgcCTTCATCACCG GGCTGGCGGTGGGGCTGGACCCCGAGGGCTACGGGAACCCTGACTTCTGCTGGCTCTCCATCCACGACTCGCTGGTCTGGAGCCTAGCCGGGCCCATCGCCGCCGCCGTCGCT atTGGCATCCTCTTCCTCGTGCTGGCCGCCAGGGCCACCTGTGCCACCCCGCAGGGCTTCGAGAAGAAGGGCACGGC CTCCGGGCTGCGGACGGCCGCGGCGGTgctggccctgcccagcctctcctggctgctggcGCTGCTGGCGGTCAACAGCGATGCGCTGCTGCTGCACTACCTGTTCGCCGTCTCCAACTGCCTGCAG GGTcctctcatcttcctcttctgcgTGGTGCTGAGCAAGGAGGTGCGGAGGAGCCTGCGGCTCAGCTGTGCCCGCACCCGCGGGCCCGATCCTGCGCTGGCCACCAAGTCCACCCTGACCCCT GCCTATGGCTGCGACAGCACCTAtgtggcagggaggctgtacccagcacccttgggtggCTCCACTggctccctgcccagcactggcaAGAGCCACCACAGCTACATCCCCTTTGTGCGGAG GGAGGACtcggggctggcaggcagccctgggcagcggGCACTGGCCGAGGCTGGAGGACTCTTCCTCGACGCCCAGGACCAGCCTGAGG AGCACGACTCGGACTCGGACAGTGACCTGTCGCTGGAGGAGGAGCACAGCTCCTTCggctccagcccctcctccGACAGCGCCGACGAGGCCGCCCCCGACGCCTGGGACCCCCTGCCCGCGCCCCCCCTGCCTTCCGCCCCCG GCGACATCTCGGTGGCTCCAGGGCGCCCCTACTGGCCAGGGGAGTTCGTGACAACGGCGAGCGACAGCGAGGGCCCAGGGGGCACCGAGCTGCTGCGTGTGGAGGGACCCCCCCGGGGAGACCCCCCCCGGCCCAACGGCGAGACCCTGCCcccgctgctgcccctgccccaccccCACAAAG GCATCCTGAAGAAGAAGTCCCTGCCCCCCATCAGCGAGCGGGGCAGCACCCAGCGCCCCGGTGCCCCCCCCGGCTCCCctggcagtgagggcagcagggcggGGGGGGTGCCCGCGGCAGCCCCGGGGGGCGCTGTTGCCCCCCGGCCCCGGCAGAGCCTGCGGGAGCAGCTGCGGGGGGTGACGCCCATCGCCATGAGCATCCGGGCGGGCACCGCCGACGAGGACTCCTCCGGCTCCGA GAGCGACGAGACCTCCATCTAA